A genomic window from Acinetobacter lwoffii includes:
- the hisF gene encoding imidazole glycerol phosphate synthase subunit HisF, whose protein sequence is MLAKRIIPCLDVDNGRVVKGVQFLDIRDAGDPVEVARRYNEQGADEITFLDITATHHGRDTTYRTVERMAESVFVPLTVGGGVRKVEDIRLLLNAGADKVSINSAAIYNPEFVQEASQRFGAQCIVVAIDAKKTGDHKWEIFTHGGRKETGIDAIEWAVKMADFGAGELLITSMDADGTKAGYDIALMRAINDRVTVPTIASGGVGNLQHLADGIIHGGADAVLAASIFHFGQHTIPEAKAYMAAQGIEMRL, encoded by the coding sequence ATGCTAGCTAAACGTATTATTCCTTGTCTGGACGTGGATAACGGCCGCGTGGTCAAGGGTGTCCAGTTCCTTGATATTCGTGATGCGGGTGACCCGGTCGAAGTGGCGCGCCGTTATAATGAACAAGGTGCCGATGAAATTACTTTCCTTGATATTACCGCTACACATCATGGACGCGATACCACTTATCGTACAGTAGAACGCATGGCCGAATCGGTTTTTGTACCCCTGACTGTCGGTGGCGGTGTACGTAAAGTCGAAGATATCCGTCTATTACTCAATGCCGGTGCAGACAAAGTCAGCATCAACTCGGCTGCGATTTATAATCCCGAGTTTGTGCAGGAAGCGTCTCAACGCTTTGGCGCACAGTGTATCGTTGTTGCAATTGATGCCAAAAAAACTGGCGACCACAAATGGGAAATTTTCACCCACGGTGGCCGTAAAGAAACCGGGATTGATGCGATTGAATGGGCTGTGAAAATGGCTGACTTCGGCGCAGGTGAATTACTGATTACTTCGATGGATGCCGATGGCACCAAAGCCGGTTACGACATTGCCCTGATGCGTGCCATCAATGACCGCGTCACGGTACCGACGATTGCTTCTGGTGGTGTGGGTAATTTACAGCATTTGGCGGACGGCATTATCCATGGTGGTGCTGATGCAGTACTGGCAGCTTCAATTTTCCATTTTGGCCAGCACACCATTCCGGAAGCGAAAGCCTATATGGCAGCCCAAGGCATTGAAATGCGCCTCTAA
- a CDS encoding DUF1294 domain-containing protein, with the protein MRDQGRLVEWFDDQGYGFIQPSDPAKDRVFLHIKDFAKPGPRPIVGCALDYLVILDERGRYRAQQVMYLKAVQAKSLQAKFKPSKPQQTQKLQPMQIACVAYILLLVALTLGGLLSGLVLLLVSLMNALSYWLYAQDKEAAQLGNRRIPENTLHLVAFLGGWPAAWLAQQKLRHKTQKQPFRQIYFCTIVFNIILIIWLISPLNSLNI; encoded by the coding sequence ATGCGCGATCAGGGACGCTTAGTGGAATGGTTTGATGACCAAGGCTATGGTTTTATCCAGCCCAGTGATCCGGCCAAAGATCGCGTATTTCTGCATATCAAGGACTTTGCCAAGCCTGGGCCACGTCCAATCGTGGGCTGTGCGCTGGATTATCTGGTCATTCTGGATGAACGCGGCCGTTATCGTGCGCAGCAGGTGATGTACCTGAAAGCAGTACAAGCCAAAAGTCTGCAAGCAAAATTCAAACCCTCCAAGCCACAGCAGACACAGAAATTACAGCCGATGCAGATTGCCTGTGTGGCCTATATTCTTTTACTGGTGGCTTTGACCTTGGGTGGTTTACTGAGTGGACTGGTGTTGTTGCTGGTCAGCCTGATGAATGCGCTCAGCTACTGGCTTTATGCCCAAGACAAAGAAGCAGCCCAGTTGGGCAACCGTCGTATTCCGGAAAATACTCTGCATCTGGTGGCTTTCTTGGGCGGCTGGCCAGCAGCATGGCTGGCACAGCAGAAATTACGGCATAAAACACAAAAACAACCTTTCCGGCAGATATATTTTTGTACCATAGTCTTTAACATCATTTTGATTATATGGCTAATTTCCCCATTGAATAGTTTAAATATCTAG
- a CDS encoding DNA/RNA non-specific endonuclease, whose protein sequence is MAKKQRKPKNSFFQFLNDNSIKVILGVVASSSFAIAFGQEKISQWVSLSSSSDSACLNQFYRDVPPYLMKDSLKKDSYSLCFNGFNVGYSGVSKTPLWVAEALTPARLSQKIPREDNFHEEDRVSAKHRATLADYRGSGYDRGHMAPNADMPNKAAQSDSFSLANMVPQAPKNNQQVWRELEEATRAIVTKQKQDVYVVTGPVFAGKKLKTIGNGVIVPTAVYKAVYMPKTGAIGAYYAPNDNSLKVRIVSVCYLEEQLGINLFPQLTEEQKRNTYKLPLTGNAVKANQKIEYSNWDAESQCAEEVSEENLQALQREFKSSGSGSSTSSATGGAIDNATQDAIVKQLIDALLQYILQLLK, encoded by the coding sequence ATGGCCAAGAAGCAGCGTAAACCCAAGAACTCTTTTTTTCAGTTTTTAAATGATAATAGTATTAAAGTCATTCTGGGCGTGGTGGCTTCGAGCAGCTTCGCCATCGCTTTTGGTCAGGAAAAAATCAGTCAGTGGGTGTCACTATCCTCTTCCAGTGATTCTGCCTGTCTGAACCAGTTTTATCGTGATGTACCGCCATATTTGATGAAAGACAGCCTGAAAAAAGACAGCTATTCGCTGTGTTTTAATGGCTTTAATGTCGGTTATTCCGGGGTATCTAAAACGCCACTTTGGGTTGCAGAAGCCTTAACGCCAGCACGCTTAAGCCAGAAAATTCCCCGTGAAGATAATTTTCATGAAGAAGATCGGGTCAGTGCGAAGCATCGTGCCACATTGGCGGATTATCGTGGTTCAGGTTATGACCGCGGTCATATGGCGCCGAATGCGGATATGCCTAACAAGGCTGCGCAGTCTGACAGTTTTTCATTGGCCAATATGGTGCCGCAAGCGCCCAAGAATAATCAGCAAGTCTGGCGTGAGCTGGAAGAAGCCACTCGTGCCATTGTGACCAAGCAGAAACAGGATGTTTATGTGGTAACCGGGCCGGTCTTTGCCGGGAAGAAGCTGAAAACCATTGGCAATGGCGTGATTGTGCCAACCGCGGTCTATAAGGCGGTTTATATGCCGAAAACCGGTGCTATTGGTGCTTACTATGCACCGAATGACAATTCACTGAAAGTGCGTATTGTCAGTGTCTGCTATCTGGAAGAACAGCTTGGAATTAACCTGTTCCCGCAGCTTACCGAAGAACAGAAACGCAATACCTATAAGCTGCCACTGACTGGAAATGCCGTAAAAGCCAACCAGAAAATTGAATACTCTAATTGGGATGCAGAAAGCCAGTGTGCCGAAGAGGTTTCTGAAGAAAACCTGCAGGCATTACAACGCGAGTTTAAGTCTTCTGGTTCAGGCAGCTCGACCTCCTCAGCGACTGGTGGCGCGATAGACAACGCGACACAAGATGCCATCGTAAAACAGCTGATTGATGCCTTGTTGCAATATATTTTGCAGCTGTTGAAATAA
- a CDS encoding sterol desaturase family protein, with protein MWKGFLAGLVVANGFEWFAHKYVLHGVHRPGKSRYSPVPESMRSHWEHHRIVRKTEFSDFGYVEGLDNWRTRNEIASLAVVATVFGLSFYPFSKGMSLAALYSTGNYYYLHRRAHLEPEWAKKKLPWHYDHHMNSNQDANWCVTKPWFDYLLGTRVISSADLQEQNPLGLSLPAPISKKLNRWAEQYFPVKSADASSKMRKNTAKNTVMKQLNTQVME; from the coding sequence ATGTGGAAAGGTTTTCTGGCAGGACTTGTCGTCGCAAATGGATTTGAATGGTTTGCGCATAAATATGTATTGCATGGTGTTCATCGTCCGGGAAAAAGCCGTTATAGTCCGGTACCCGAGAGTATGCGCTCACACTGGGAGCATCACCGGATTGTGCGAAAAACGGAATTTTCCGATTTCGGCTATGTAGAAGGACTGGACAACTGGCGTACCCGCAATGAAATTGCATCACTGGCAGTGGTCGCGACCGTTTTTGGACTCAGTTTTTATCCATTCTCCAAAGGCATGTCACTGGCTGCCTTATATAGTACAGGCAACTATTATTATTTACATCGCCGGGCTCATCTGGAACCGGAATGGGCCAAAAAGAAATTGCCCTGGCATTATGATCATCATATGAATAGTAATCAGGATGCCAACTGGTGCGTCACCAAGCCCTGGTTTGACTATCTGCTGGGAACCCGGGTGATTTCCTCGGCAGATTTGCAGGAACAGAATCCTTTAGGTCTGAGCTTGCCCGCACCGATCTCGAAAAAACTGAACCGTTGGGCAGAGCAATATTTTCCGGTTAAATCGGCCGATGCTTCCTCTAAAATGAGGAAAAATACTGCAAAAAATACGGTAATGAAGCAGTTAAATACGCAGGTTATGGAGTAA
- the hisB gene encoding imidazoleglycerol-phosphate dehydratase HisB, with the protein MTDRISEVVRNTNETKIRVRLNLDGTGQGTLNTGIPFLDHMIDQIKRHGLFDIDIYCDGDLEIDDHHTVEDCGITLGQAFAQALGDKKGLKRYGHFYAPLDESLSRVVVDLSGRPGLFMDIPFTRAMIGRFDVDLFSEFFQGFVNHSLMTVHIDNLKGKNSHHQIESVFKAFARALRMACEVDPRAANTVASTKGTL; encoded by the coding sequence ATGACAGATCGTATCAGTGAAGTGGTAAGAAATACCAACGAAACCAAAATTCGAGTTCGTTTGAATCTCGACGGTACTGGTCAAGGCACCTTAAACACGGGTATTCCCTTTTTAGATCATATGATTGATCAAATCAAGCGTCATGGCCTGTTTGATATTGATATTTATTGTGATGGCGACCTGGAAATTGACGACCATCATACTGTGGAAGACTGCGGTATTACGCTGGGTCAGGCATTTGCACAGGCATTAGGCGATAAAAAAGGCCTGAAACGCTATGGTCATTTCTATGCGCCACTCGATGAGTCTTTAAGCCGTGTCGTGGTGGATCTGTCTGGTCGTCCGGGTCTGTTTATGGATATTCCATTTACCCGTGCCATGATCGGCCGTTTTGATGTGGATTTATTCTCTGAGTTTTTCCAGGGCTTTGTAAACCATTCCTTGATGACGGTGCATATCGACAACCTGAAAGGCAAAAACAGCCATCACCAGATCGAAAGCGTATTTAAAGCATTTGCGCGTGCGCTGCGTATGGCCTGTGAAGTAGATCCACGTGCTGCCAATACGGTAGCTTCAACCAAAGGTACACTGTAA
- the hisA gene encoding 1-(5-phosphoribosyl)-5-[(5-phosphoribosylamino)methylideneamino]imidazole-4-carboxamide isomerase gives MLIIPAIDLKDGKCVRLKQGRMEDDTVFSDDPVATAQHWVNEGARRLHLVDLNGAFAGTPIHKPVVEAIVRSQPDLPIQIGGGIRSLETIEHYLQAGVSFVIIGTKAVQDPEFVEEACRKFAGHIIVGIDAMNGMVATDGWANVTDVKATDLAKRFADAGVSSIVYTDIARDGMMQGVNIEQTVNLAQYSGLPVIASGGVTNLDDVRNLKDQPGILGAITGRAIYEGTLSLREAQLLLDEQQAL, from the coding sequence ATGCTGATCATCCCTGCAATTGACCTGAAAGATGGCAAATGTGTCCGTTTAAAGCAAGGTCGTATGGAAGACGATACCGTATTTTCAGACGATCCGGTCGCAACAGCACAGCATTGGGTAAATGAAGGCGCTCGCCGCTTACATTTAGTAGATTTAAACGGTGCTTTCGCAGGTACACCAATCCATAAGCCAGTGGTTGAAGCCATTGTCCGATCTCAACCTGATTTGCCGATCCAGATTGGTGGTGGTATCCGTTCTCTGGAAACCATTGAGCATTATCTGCAAGCCGGTGTTTCTTTTGTGATCATTGGCACCAAAGCAGTTCAGGATCCTGAATTTGTTGAAGAAGCATGTCGAAAATTTGCTGGTCATATTATTGTTGGGATTGATGCCATGAATGGCATGGTAGCAACAGATGGCTGGGCCAATGTGACTGATGTCAAGGCTACTGACCTGGCGAAACGTTTTGCCGATGCTGGCGTGTCAAGCATTGTCTACACGGATATCGCGCGTGATGGCATGATGCAGGGTGTGAATATTGAGCAAACCGTGAATCTGGCGCAATACTCAGGTTTGCCTGTGATTGCTTCAGGCGGCGTGACCAATCTGGATGACGTGCGTAACCTGAAAGACCAACCGGGTATTTTAGGTGCAATTACCGGCCGTGCGATTTACGAAGGTACATTAAGCTTGCGTGAAGCACAGTTGTTGCTAGATGAGCAACAGGCGCTATAA
- a CDS encoding homoserine kinase: MSVYTTLTLKEVQDFAAPYGLKVIDLIPIQGGIQNTNYFLVCEDQQYVLTVFEDMDEQAAGELVPVLEHLGHAGLAVPVPLSHSGKAIHSIKDKPAQIAPRLMGEHPMPSTVAQVEAIAVAQAKMHVALKDFKLERNFVRDHAYWLAVSQEIKPSLSPADKVLLGKLLGLYEALTAVYPDRPRGFIHSDLFRDNTLFDGDQLNGILDFYELNKDEWLFDIAITLNDFCTEYPDVILNEEKAIAFLNAYETIRSLTSDERACLELYLAMAAGRFWMMRLQVAQRNAALGRTGEDILQKNPDEMRNMLIERLKFVTA; the protein is encoded by the coding sequence ATGTCGGTTTATACCACTTTGACTTTAAAGGAAGTTCAGGATTTTGCGGCGCCTTATGGTTTAAAGGTGATTGATCTGATTCCCATTCAAGGCGGTATTCAAAATACCAACTACTTTTTAGTCTGCGAAGACCAGCAATATGTGCTGACCGTATTTGAAGATATGGATGAACAGGCAGCAGGTGAGCTGGTTCCTGTTTTAGAACATCTGGGTCACGCCGGGTTGGCCGTTCCAGTGCCTTTATCCCATTCAGGCAAAGCCATTCACAGTATTAAAGATAAACCGGCACAGATTGCACCACGCCTGATGGGTGAACATCCGATGCCATCTACCGTCGCGCAGGTTGAAGCGATTGCAGTGGCTCAGGCGAAAATGCATGTGGCACTCAAAGACTTTAAATTAGAACGTAATTTTGTGCGTGATCATGCCTATTGGCTGGCCGTTTCTCAAGAGATTAAACCAAGTTTAAGTCCGGCAGATAAAGTCTTGCTCGGTAAATTATTAGGTTTATATGAGGCGTTGACGGCGGTATATCCGGATCGTCCACGTGGTTTCATTCATTCGGATCTGTTCCGGGATAATACCTTATTTGATGGCGATCAGCTGAATGGCATTCTGGATTTTTATGAGCTGAATAAAGATGAGTGGTTGTTTGATATCGCCATTACGTTAAATGACTTCTGTACCGAATATCCTGACGTAATCTTAAACGAAGAAAAAGCGATTGCCTTTTTAAATGCCTATGAAACGATTCGTTCTTTAACCAGTGATGAACGCGCTTGTCTGGAATTGTATCTGGCTATGGCAGCAGGACGGTTCTGGATGATGCGTCTGCAGGTGGCTCAGCGTAATGCAGCATTAGGCCGTACCGGCGAAGATATTTTGCAAAAAAATCCGGATGAAATGCGTAATATGCTGATTGAACGCTTAAAATTCGTCACCGCTTAA
- a CDS encoding DUF805 domain-containing protein → MSNTIQDSGWNASGRFGRRSYIAWNMLLGFCFMIIGIIAAFILPGMSPETLDGKMSMPLMVLLVLIYGVAIYFSVIFLIRRLHDRNHNGWLSLLIFVPVVNLVFTLYLLLAPSHNESNEYGPPRTTRGWETLLVVLYLVLAVILAAFAVPAYQNYVERAQQAQIEQSSYHTD, encoded by the coding sequence ATGAGTAATACAATTCAGGATTCGGGGTGGAATGCATCAGGACGTTTTGGGCGACGTTCGTATATCGCATGGAATATGCTGCTGGGTTTTTGCTTTATGATCATCGGGATCATTGCTGCTTTCATTTTACCTGGAATGAGTCCAGAGACTTTAGATGGTAAAATGTCCATGCCTTTAATGGTGCTGTTGGTTTTGATCTACGGCGTTGCGATTTATTTTAGCGTGATTTTTTTAATTCGTCGTTTACATGACCGTAATCATAATGGCTGGCTTTCTTTACTGATTTTTGTGCCGGTCGTAAACCTTGTCTTTACACTTTACCTGTTATTGGCACCCAGTCACAACGAAAGTAATGAATATGGCCCTCCACGCACGACACGTGGCTGGGAAACGCTTTTGGTGGTGCTGTATCTGGTACTCGCGGTTATTTTGGCCGCCTTTGCTGTCCCTGCTTATCAGAATTATGTTGAACGTGCTCAACAGGCGCAGATCGAACAGAGTAGCTATCACACTGATTAA
- a CDS encoding GNAT family N-acetyltransferase: MPITVHAYTSLENDEVRSQLERLYDTSPEFSDGADAMEQLEQNLAQYTSVYSAEFNSKIIGAIWCTGQGESRILENIVVHPANRGRGVAERLVSEVCRMEEEKGVKNFVPGCGAIHRCLANLEKI; encoded by the coding sequence ATGCCTATCACCGTACATGCTTATACTTCTTTAGAAAATGACGAAGTGCGCAGCCAGCTTGAGCGACTGTATGACACGAGCCCGGAATTTAGCGACGGGGCAGATGCCATGGAACAACTAGAGCAAAACCTTGCACAGTATACCTCAGTTTATAGCGCAGAATTTAATAGCAAAATTATTGGGGCAATCTGGTGCACTGGACAGGGCGAAAGCCGGATTCTGGAAAATATCGTGGTACATCCGGCCAACCGTGGTCGTGGCGTGGCAGAAAGGCTGGTCAGCGAAGTCTGCCGCATGGAAGAAGAAAAAGGTGTAAAAAACTTCGTGCCAGGCTGTGGGGCCATTCATCGTTGTCTGGCCAATCTGGAAAAAATCTGA
- a CDS encoding DUF4870 family protein — protein sequence MNYSIDKDSNRTLTFALYILYIVAIFSAGLLALVALIINYVKRHDVRGSIFESHFTWQIRSFWWYLFWNIVAFIPFFFLFFTGEDPNLFAGVAFGASAFCLVVVVLAWIWIVYRAIRGIMRLNDNRPMYSK from the coding sequence GTGAACTATTCCATTGATAAAGATTCAAACCGCACACTGACTTTTGCACTGTACATTTTATATATTGTGGCCATTTTTAGTGCTGGCCTGCTGGCTCTTGTGGCGTTGATCATTAACTATGTGAAACGGCACGATGTGCGCGGTTCCATCTTTGAAAGCCATTTTACCTGGCAGATCCGCAGTTTCTGGTGGTATCTGTTCTGGAATATCGTCGCCTTTATTCCATTTTTCTTTTTGTTCTTTACCGGTGAAGATCCTAACCTGTTTGCAGGGGTCGCATTTGGTGCATCCGCGTTCTGTTTAGTGGTGGTGGTTTTGGCCTGGATCTGGATTGTGTATCGGGCGATTCGCGGCATCATGCGCTTAAATGACAATAGACCGATGTATAGCAAATAA
- a CDS encoding 3'-5' exonuclease — protein sequence MQQLLDTLPSKEQIQTFPVFKNLPMQQIQVINRLEQCHALAQELKSHAVLGFDSESKPTFKVGEVSTGPHLIQLATLDKAYLFQMNDSIWDFLKPIFASREQIKAGFGLKNDAHLFRKKGIELNSVIELSKCFKAFGLNNPIGLKNAMALLFQVNFPKSKRISTSNWASKKLSPAQIDYAAADAYAPVLVFEELLRRGLLPKEIPNTSLKLRIRPSSTA from the coding sequence ATGCAACAGCTGCTGGATACTTTACCAAGCAAGGAACAAATTCAGACCTTTCCTGTATTTAAAAATCTTCCGATGCAACAGATTCAGGTGATTAATCGTCTGGAACAGTGTCATGCCCTTGCACAGGAGCTAAAAAGCCATGCAGTCCTGGGTTTCGATTCTGAATCCAAACCGACCTTTAAAGTTGGTGAGGTTTCTACCGGGCCACATCTGATTCAGCTGGCCACTTTAGATAAAGCCTATTTATTTCAAATGAATGATTCGATCTGGGATTTTCTTAAACCGATCTTTGCCAGTCGCGAGCAGATCAAGGCCGGTTTTGGCCTGAAAAATGATGCGCACCTGTTCCGTAAAAAAGGCATTGAACTGAATAGTGTGATTGAACTGTCCAAATGTTTTAAAGCTTTTGGTTTAAACAATCCGATCGGATTAAAAAATGCCATGGCTTTGCTATTTCAAGTAAATTTTCCTAAATCCAAACGGATTAGTACCTCGAACTGGGCCAGCAAGAAGCTCAGCCCGGCACAAATTGATTATGCAGCAGCAGATGCCTATGCGCCCGTGCTGGTATTTGAAGAATTGTTGCGGCGGGGTCTCTTACCCAAAGAGATTCCCAATACTTCACTGAAATTAAGAATCCGTCCTTCATCGACGGCTTAA
- a CDS encoding AraC family transcriptional regulator, whose amino-acid sequence MLVLKNYVGSVYGGLGHLLLDYYQLKQLEVPEKLLAIQNLERFDFALWRDLLTTLDQQLQRPALGLEIAQLVEAKHLGIIGYLALSSETLGEAFMRYHDYHRLIYDGGPLQLQWEGDYVSIGWVEVPFHLNTQLTDEIAIALMTEFVKANVKNPHGVQLYEVHFQHAIPKNIALYEQYFGCKVRFSQARNQVLMHVSELSRPLKQGDQTLQKLLMQQAKALLEKFPYSTLVDQQLQQAILIGLQKNLFQIKHIAEQMNFSVRQLQRHLQKQGKTYQQCMQEIRCMLAMQYLKDPHLSLQETAMLLGYSEQSAFQRAFKQWTQLTPQQWRQQNMPAA is encoded by the coding sequence ATGCTGGTTCTAAAAAACTACGTAGGTTCAGTATACGGTGGTTTAGGACATTTACTTTTGGACTATTATCAGTTGAAACAGCTTGAAGTCCCTGAGAAATTATTGGCCATTCAAAATCTGGAACGCTTTGATTTCGCCTTGTGGCGTGATCTGTTAACAACACTTGATCAACAGCTGCAACGACCGGCTTTAGGTCTGGAAATCGCCCAACTGGTTGAAGCTAAACACCTCGGTATTATTGGCTATCTGGCGCTCTCAAGTGAGACCTTGGGTGAAGCCTTTATGCGCTATCATGATTATCATCGTCTGATTTATGATGGCGGCCCACTTCAGCTGCAGTGGGAAGGTGATTATGTGTCGATTGGCTGGGTTGAAGTTCCGTTTCATCTAAATACCCAATTGACCGATGAAATCGCGATTGCGCTAATGACGGAATTCGTAAAAGCCAATGTTAAGAACCCGCACGGTGTTCAGTTATATGAAGTGCATTTCCAGCATGCAATACCTAAAAATATTGCACTCTATGAGCAGTATTTCGGATGTAAAGTCCGCTTTTCTCAAGCCAGAAATCAGGTATTGATGCATGTCAGTGAACTGTCCAGACCACTGAAACAGGGCGACCAGACCTTGCAAAAACTGCTGATGCAACAGGCCAAAGCATTATTAGAAAAATTCCCGTACTCCACTCTGGTAGATCAGCAGCTGCAACAGGCGATTCTAATTGGCCTGCAAAAAAACCTGTTCCAGATCAAACATATTGCCGAGCAGATGAATTTTTCCGTGCGTCAGTTACAACGCCATTTACAAAAACAGGGCAAAACTTATCAGCAATGTATGCAGGAGATTCGCTGCATGCTGGCTATGCAATATCTGAAAGATCCGCACTTGAGTTTGCAGGAAACCGCCATGTTACTCGGTTATTCCGAACAAAGTGCGTTTCAGCGTGCCTTTAAGCAATGGACCCAGCTGACACCGCAGCAGTGGCGCCAACAGAATATGCCAGCTGCTTAA
- a CDS encoding DMT family transporter: MSTLISKNHSGWMVKAPQLALILITIIWGGSFITVQYGLNFSSPIMFVGLRFAAAALAVTLISLKSLKGMNLKEVFAGAVIGIMIAIGYGTQTVGLQTISSSESAFLTALYVPLVPVLLWLMFRKKPHVMTWIGALFAFIGLVFLTGNGFAAIQLSFGQTLTLLGSIAIALEIIFISHFAEQVNVRRVTVLQLIFASLFCFMIAPVLGESQLPEFHWHLAGILVGLGIASALIQLVMNWAQRMVDPSQAAIIYAGEPVWAALFGRLAGERLPSLALLGGLLVVLGVIASEWKPKFLRKQPTEELKQDLS, encoded by the coding sequence ATGTCTACACTTATTTCCAAAAATCACTCCGGCTGGATGGTAAAAGCACCGCAACTCGCCCTGATCCTGATCACCATTATCTGGGGCGGCAGTTTTATTACTGTGCAATACGGGCTAAATTTTAGCAGTCCGATTATGTTTGTCGGCCTGCGCTTTGCTGCGGCAGCGCTTGCTGTCACCCTGATTTCACTGAAGTCGCTAAAAGGCATGAACCTGAAAGAAGTGTTCGCTGGCGCGGTGATTGGCATCATGATCGCCATTGGCTACGGCACTCAAACTGTGGGCTTGCAGACCATCAGCAGCAGCGAATCGGCTTTTTTAACCGCCTTGTATGTTCCACTGGTTCCAGTCCTGCTCTGGTTAATGTTCCGTAAAAAACCGCATGTCATGACCTGGATCGGAGCACTGTTTGCCTTTATCGGTCTGGTGTTTTTGACAGGAAATGGCTTTGCTGCGATTCAGCTCAGTTTCGGGCAAACCCTGACTTTGCTCGGTTCGATTGCGATTGCACTGGAGATTATTTTTATCAGCCATTTTGCCGAGCAGGTGAATGTACGCCGGGTCACCGTGCTGCAACTGATTTTTGCGTCCCTGTTCTGCTTTATGATCGCACCTGTTTTAGGTGAATCTCAGCTACCTGAATTCCACTGGCATCTGGCAGGAATTTTAGTCGGTTTGGGCATTGCCAGTGCCTTGATTCAACTGGTGATGAACTGGGCGCAGCGCATGGTCGACCCATCACAGGCAGCGATTATCTATGCCGGCGAACCGGTATGGGCAGCCCTGTTTGGCCGTCTGGCCGGAGAACGTTTACCGTCACTGGCTTTATTAGGCGGATTGCTGGTGGTACTGGGCGTGATTGCCAGTGAATGGAAACCGAAGTTTTTAAGAAAACAACCAACAGAAGAATTAAAGCAAGATCTTTCTTAA
- the hisH gene encoding imidazole glycerol phosphate synthase subunit HisH, producing the protein MTRIALLDYGMGNLHSAAKALEHVGATVDVTNDPKLIAQADKIVFPGVGAMRDCMQGMHEAGIDEVVRNAVFNKPVLAICVGMQALMQHSEENGGTDALGIFEGAVKHFPEMAGLKVPHMGWNQVHQVEPDHPMWNNIEQDARFYFVHSYYVEPQDSELVAATCTYGIEFCTAIHKENLFATQFHPEKSHTAGLQLLKNFVDWKI; encoded by the coding sequence ATGACCCGTATTGCCCTTCTTGATTATGGCATGGGAAATTTGCACTCTGCGGCAAAAGCATTAGAACATGTCGGTGCCACGGTTGATGTGACCAATGATCCAAAACTGATTGCACAAGCAGACAAGATTGTTTTTCCGGGCGTAGGCGCGATGCGTGACTGTATGCAAGGCATGCACGAAGCCGGGATTGATGAAGTGGTACGCAATGCCGTATTTAACAAACCGGTATTGGCCATTTGTGTCGGCATGCAAGCCTTGATGCAGCATTCTGAAGAGAATGGTGGTACCGATGCACTGGGTATTTTCGAAGGTGCGGTTAAGCATTTCCCAGAAATGGCGGGCTTAAAAGTGCCGCATATGGGCTGGAACCAGGTGCATCAGGTCGAGCCTGATCATCCGATGTGGAACAATATCGAACAGGACGCGCGTTTCTACTTTGTGCACAGTTACTATGTAGAACCACAAGATTCAGAATTGGTGGCAGCTACTTGTACCTATGGAATTGAGTTCTGCACAGCGATTCATAAGGAAAACCTGTTTGCGACCCAGTTCCATCCGGAAAAGAGCCATACCGCCGGTTTACAGTTATTGAAAAACTTTGTGGATTGGAAAATCTGA